From one Verrucomicrobiia bacterium genomic stretch:
- a CDS encoding DUF3341 domain-containing protein, translated as MAKPVAGAVVGLFDDPHELLKAGEAALKRGYKNLDAYMPYPVHGINEAIGIKRSWIPWATLFAGITGGSLAFLFMSWTSAVDWPLNVGGKPFISWPAFVPITFECTVLFAGLTTMVALWSACRLPRHRPKILDLRLTDDRFALVVPTAGTGAEEERFLKETGAREVRRV; from the coding sequence ATGGCTAAGCCGGTTGCCGGTGCCGTGGTGGGTCTATTCGACGACCCGCACGAACTTTTGAAAGCGGGAGAGGCGGCCCTCAAGCGGGGATATAAAAACCTGGATGCCTATATGCCCTATCCTGTACACGGCATAAACGAGGCAATCGGCATCAAGCGCTCCTGGATTCCCTGGGCGACTTTGTTTGCCGGTATCACCGGAGGGAGTTTGGCCTTTTTGTTTATGTCCTGGACTTCGGCCGTGGATTGGCCGTTAAACGTCGGCGGAAAGCCGTTCATTTCCTGGCCGGCCTTCGTTCCCATCACCTTTGAATGCACGGTGCTTTTCGCCGGGCTTACCACGATGGTGGCGCTCTGGAGCGCCTGCCGGCTGCCGCGGCACCGGCCGAAGATTCTGGATTTGCGGCTCACCGACGACCGCTTTGCCTTGGTGGTGCCGACGGCTGGAACCGGCGCGGAGGAGGAACGTTTTTTGAAGGAGACCGGGGCTCGCGAGGTGCGCCGTGTATAA
- a CDS encoding cytochrome c has protein sequence MYKRVLPVIVVIAVVGCSRQKSKPMLEYMPNMAHSPAVKAQERQMFLPVSGTVPRDWEAYPYEIGDTLKVAAELTNPLPMTQDVLEAGRKSFNTFCIVCHGAKGDGKGYIVPKFPQPPSLLTERVANWPDGRIFHVISRGQQTMPSYAFQLDPAQRWAVVHYVRVLQRAARPTPADLELMKKLGVDFSEDEPDTAAPKVWPER, from the coding sequence GTGTATAAACGCGTGCTCCCGGTGATAGTTGTTATCGCGGTTGTCGGCTGTTCGCGGCAGAAGTCCAAACCGATGCTGGAGTACATGCCGAACATGGCCCACTCCCCGGCCGTAAAAGCGCAGGAGCGGCAGATGTTTCTGCCCGTTTCCGGCACGGTGCCGCGGGACTGGGAGGCGTACCCCTACGAAATCGGTGATACGTTGAAGGTGGCCGCCGAACTCACTAATCCTTTGCCCATGACACAAGATGTCCTGGAGGCCGGGCGAAAATCGTTCAACACCTTTTGCATCGTTTGCCACGGGGCTAAAGGGGATGGAAAAGGGTACATCGTTCCCAAATTTCCGCAGCCCCCCTCCCTTTTGACCGAGCGGGTGGCCAACTGGCCGGACGGGAGGATTTTCCACGTGATTTCCCGCGGCCAGCAGACCATGCCGAGCTACGCGTTCCAACTGGACCCGGCGCAGCGCTGGGCGGTGGTGCACTATGTCCGCGTTCTCCAGCGGGCGGCCCGCCCCACGCCCGCCGATTTGGAGTTGATGAAAAAGCTGGGGGTTGATTTTTCGGAAGATGAGCCGGACACGGCTGCTCCGAAAGTTTGGCCGGAGCGATAA
- a CDS encoding c-type cytochrome: MEEKIEKSNPFIYLPLFALSAALVFWAFVSFFKIGREEGKKTAATPGSQPPAQAQTVDLSLLYNSAPELVAQGKMLYAVNCASCHGPTGHGDGDRAPELNPRPRNFTTEKFKFGTAPSQLWNTVKVGSPGTAMASFELLPANDRIAIIHYIRTLIPSPANDPPDVVAQLSGGGGAPAGAAAAAAAEPVKEGPRIPIVLALRASAKAEPAAGKKLSRLPSGEGRKIYERKCASCHGAYGEGGQPVAKLAVFPYRYAKAPSLQNPRASWLQNRKEFERIVVGGLPGKLMPGELLTAAELDALYRFVAELAEER, from the coding sequence ATGGAAGAGAAAATAGAAAAATCGAACCCGTTCATCTACTTGCCGCTTTTTGCCCTCTCGGCGGCTTTGGTTTTCTGGGCTTTCGTCAGTTTTTTCAAAATCGGCCGGGAGGAGGGAAAGAAAACAGCGGCGACCCCCGGGTCCCAACCCCCCGCCCAGGCGCAAACGGTCGATTTGTCGCTTTTGTACAACTCCGCACCGGAGCTGGTGGCCCAGGGAAAGATGCTCTACGCCGTCAACTGCGCCTCCTGTCACGGGCCGACCGGACACGGAGACGGGGACCGGGCGCCGGAGTTGAATCCCCGGCCGCGCAATTTCACCACGGAAAAATTCAAATTTGGCACGGCTCCCAGTCAGCTTTGGAACACCGTCAAAGTCGGCTCGCCGGGGACGGCGATGGCCTCTTTTGAGCTGTTGCCAGCCAACGATCGAATCGCCATTATTCATTACATCCGCACCCTGATTCCGAGCCCGGCCAACGACCCGCCGGATGTAGTCGCGCAGCTTTCCGGCGGTGGCGGAGCTCCGGCCGGCGCTGCGGCGGCCGCCGCGGCGGAACCGGTCAAGGAGGGGCCGCGAATTCCGATTGTTCTGGCTCTTCGGGCCTCGGCAAAGGCCGAACCGGCGGCCGGCAAAAAACTTTCACGGTTGCCTTCGGGCGAGGGGAGAAAAATTTACGAGCGGAAGTGCGCCTCCTGTCATGGGGCCTACGGCGAAGGGGGGCAGCCGGTGGCCAAACTGGCCGTTTTTCCGTACCGCTATGCCAAAGCTCCCTCGTTGCAGAATCCACGGGCTTCGTGGCTGCAGAACCGCAAGGAGTTCGAAAGAATCGTTGTGGGGGGGCTGCCGGGAAAGCTGATGCCGGGGGAGCTCTTGACAGCTGCCGAACTGGATGCTTTATATCGATTTGTTGCCGAGTTGGCCGAAGAAAGGTAG
- the coxB gene encoding cytochrome c oxidase subunit II, producing MKKIRIFLLSGFVFFGFAAIGWADEPITNWLTSPEGPLARAVRSNFYFSMAAFLPFLILSEVLLVYAIFRFKAKPGGQAATFHENLRLEVLWTVIPALTLAVTAIPTFKTMRAMEVPPKSDLVVAVIGHQFFWEYRYPKYGVQFAEEAMVVPAGKVVTLNLSSVDVVHSWWVPAFGVKQDANPGRITHAWFQADNPGRYKGQCAELCGKLHAKMYIDVNVVTPEEFEQWLMKKKGAAPPAQAAGSQ from the coding sequence ATGAAAAAAATCCGGATTTTTCTTTTGAGCGGTTTTGTGTTTTTTGGTTTTGCCGCCATTGGCTGGGCCGACGAGCCGATTACCAACTGGCTGACCAGCCCGGAAGGCCCCCTGGCCCGGGCCGTCCGTTCCAATTTCTATTTCTCCATGGCGGCCTTTCTGCCGTTTCTGATTTTGTCGGAAGTGCTTCTGGTGTACGCCATTTTCCGCTTCAAGGCCAAGCCGGGGGGGCAGGCGGCCACTTTTCACGAGAATTTACGGCTGGAGGTATTGTGGACGGTGATACCGGCTTTGACCTTGGCCGTCACCGCTATACCGACCTTTAAGACGATGCGGGCGATGGAGGTCCCCCCCAAAAGCGACCTGGTGGTTGCGGTCATCGGCCATCAATTCTTCTGGGAATACCGCTATCCAAAATACGGGGTTCAATTCGCCGAGGAGGCAATGGTGGTTCCGGCCGGCAAGGTGGTCACGTTGAATCTTTCCAGCGTGGATGTGGTGCATTCCTGGTGGGTGCCGGCTTTCGGCGTAAAACAGGACGCCAACCCCGGACGCATCACCCACGCCTGGTTCCAGGCCGACAATCCTGGGCGCTACAAGGGGCAATGCGCCGAGCTTTGCGGCAAGCTGCACGCCAAAATGTACATCGACGTAAACGTGGTGACGCCGGAAGAGTTCGAGCAGTGGCTTATGAAGAAAAAAGGGGCCGCGCCGCCGGCCCAAGCGGCAGGGAGCCAGTAA
- the ctaD gene encoding cytochrome c oxidase subunit I, with protein sequence MSDRPKGLVRWLTTTDHKDIGILYLVTALFMAVFGGAFAGLLRAQLSAADLKVLNPDLYNQFLSMHGTVMIFFVIIPALAGFGNYFVPLLIGARDMAFPKLNALSYWLVIPAAFLMFGSFFVQGGAAQAGWTGYVPLASRQFSGTAGVDMWILGLHLVGLSSILGAINFLVTIINMRAPGMAYFKMPLFVWTWFVNATLILFATPVLAGALTMALTDRAFGTGFFRPSEGGDPLLWQHLFWFYSHPAVYIMVLPGMGIVSHVLPAFSSKKIFGYKGIVYATAAIGVIGFMVWAHHMFTSGIDPRLRAFFAFMTMVIAVPTGVKIFSWLATIWGGQIRFTTAMKFALGFIALFVMGGISGLTLAVVPFDVQVHDSYYVVAHLHYVLFGGSVMALLAGVFFWFPKMSGRILDEKLGNVIFWLIFLGMNITFLPMHWLGIVGMARRIYTYRPEFEFWNQVASFGYILLFAGGMLLLYNMFKTLRKGERAADDPWGAYPLQRTLDWSVSSPPPVENFAKIPEIA encoded by the coding sequence ATGAGCGACCGCCCCAAAGGCCTCGTCCGCTGGCTCACCACCACGGATCATAAAGACATCGGTATTCTGTATCTGGTCACGGCGCTCTTTATGGCCGTCTTCGGCGGGGCCTTCGCCGGGCTTTTGCGCGCCCAGCTTTCAGCCGCCGACCTAAAGGTTTTAAATCCCGACCTGTACAACCAGTTTTTGTCCATGCACGGGACGGTGATGATTTTCTTCGTCATCATTCCTGCGCTTGCCGGGTTCGGCAACTACTTTGTGCCACTCTTAATCGGGGCGCGGGACATGGCCTTCCCAAAGTTAAACGCCCTTTCTTATTGGCTGGTCATCCCGGCGGCCTTCTTGATGTTCGGCAGCTTTTTCGTCCAAGGCGGTGCGGCGCAGGCGGGGTGGACCGGCTACGTGCCCTTGGCTTCGCGCCAGTTTTCCGGAACGGCGGGCGTCGATATGTGGATTTTGGGGCTGCATTTGGTCGGGCTTTCCAGTATTTTGGGGGCCATTAATTTCTTGGTCACCATCATCAACATGCGCGCCCCGGGGATGGCGTATTTCAAGATGCCCCTTTTCGTCTGGACCTGGTTCGTCAACGCCACCTTGATTTTGTTCGCCACGCCGGTTTTGGCCGGGGCGTTGACCATGGCTTTGACCGATCGGGCCTTTGGCACCGGCTTTTTCCGCCCCTCGGAGGGGGGGGACCCGCTTTTGTGGCAGCATCTTTTCTGGTTTTACTCCCACCCGGCCGTGTACATCATGGTTTTACCGGGGATGGGAATCGTCTCGCACGTTCTGCCCGCCTTTTCCAGCAAGAAGATTTTCGGCTACAAGGGGATCGTGTACGCCACGGCGGCCATCGGCGTCATCGGTTTTATGGTGTGGGCCCATCACATGTTCACCTCCGGCATCGACCCGCGCCTGCGGGCCTTTTTCGCCTTTATGACGATGGTGATCGCCGTGCCAACGGGGGTCAAAATTTTTTCGTGGCTGGCGACCATTTGGGGCGGGCAGATTCGCTTCACCACGGCGATGAAGTTTGCTTTGGGATTCATCGCCCTTTTCGTGATGGGCGGTATTTCCGGGTTGACGCTGGCTGTTGTTCCCTTTGACGTGCAGGTGCACGACAGCTACTACGTGGTGGCCCACCTGCATTATGTCCTGTTCGGTGGCTCCGTGATGGCGCTTTTGGCCGGGGTTTTCTTCTGGTTTCCAAAAATGTCCGGGCGGATTTTGGATGAAAAATTGGGGAACGTGATTTTCTGGCTTATCTTTTTGGGAATGAACATCACCTTTTTGCCGATGCACTGGCTGGGGATCGTCGGGATGGCTCGCCGTATCTATACCTACCGGCCGGAGTTTGAGTTCTGGAATCAGGTGGCCTCCTTCGGGTATATCCTGCTTTTTGCGGGGGGGATGCTTTTGCTCTACAACATGTTCAAAACCTTGCGCAAAGGAGAGCGGGCCGCCGACGATCCGTGGGGCGCCTATCCTTTGCAAAGGACTCTGGACTGGTCGGTCTCCAGCCCGCCGCCGGTGGAAAATTTCGCCAAGATCCCCGAGATCGCATAA
- a CDS encoding COX15/CtaA family protein, translated as MPFTFRKAARVPSAEAGAAGEVRIAGWLLFLALLVFVLILWGGVVRLSGSGLSIPDWPLINGSLLPPATEAEWQTVFESYQKVTPPSFVETPMSEFKKMFWIEYGHRFLAALVGIVFLAVFVRGFRNVSLRRQVGAHLIFAAMLLVGQAILGGVVVKEELKGELVAAHLGTAFWFFGVLLWMALKLSRMEGAILERTGRKGLVLLAWAATLFVFIQIVSGGLVAGSRAGLVFNTFPKIGDFWIPPAHVLWSSVYQPAINNVFQNQILIQFFHRWWAFIAAGLVIWAHIAALKVSTTPRARLAARGSAVFVTLQVILGIGNLMMKAPFGMSLAHLATGLSLFALMVILTYEVRFRWESQPARYEAPVA; from the coding sequence ATGCCATTTACCTTCCGCAAAGCCGCCCGGGTTCCCAGTGCCGAAGCGGGAGCCGCCGGGGAAGTCCGCATCGCCGGCTGGCTTTTGTTTTTGGCTCTATTGGTTTTCGTCCTAATCCTTTGGGGCGGGGTGGTGCGGCTTTCCGGATCAGGGCTTTCCATCCCGGACTGGCCCCTGATCAACGGCAGCCTGCTGCCGCCGGCAACGGAGGCCGAGTGGCAGACGGTTTTTGAAAGCTATCAGAAAGTCACCCCTCCCTCCTTCGTCGAAACCCCAATGTCGGAGTTTAAAAAAATGTTCTGGATTGAATACGGCCACCGCTTTCTGGCGGCTTTGGTCGGAATCGTTTTTCTGGCCGTCTTTGTGCGGGGGTTCCGCAACGTTTCGCTCCGCCGGCAGGTGGGGGCCCACCTCATCTTTGCCGCCATGCTTCTGGTCGGGCAGGCGATTTTGGGAGGGGTGGTGGTGAAGGAGGAATTGAAGGGGGAACTGGTGGCGGCCCATCTGGGGACGGCCTTCTGGTTTTTCGGCGTGCTTTTGTGGATGGCCCTGAAACTTTCGCGGATGGAGGGAGCGATCCTGGAGCGCACCGGCCGCAAGGGGCTTGTGCTGCTTGCCTGGGCGGCCACCCTTTTTGTTTTCATCCAGATTGTCTCCGGGGGGCTGGTGGCCGGAAGCCGCGCCGGACTGGTGTTCAACACCTTTCCCAAAATCGGGGATTTTTGGATTCCTCCCGCCCATGTCCTCTGGTCTTCCGTGTACCAGCCGGCCATCAACAACGTCTTTCAGAACCAAATCCTGATCCAGTTTTTTCACCGCTGGTGGGCCTTTATTGCCGCCGGGTTGGTCATCTGGGCGCACATAGCCGCGCTCAAGGTTTCCACCACGCCGCGGGCCCGCTTGGCGGCGCGGGGGAGCGCGGTTTTCGTCACCCTGCAAGTTATTCTGGGAATCGGCAACTTGATGATGAAGGCCCCCTTTGGGATGAGCTTGGCGCATCTGGCCACCGGCTTGAGTTTGTTCGCCCTTATGGTGATTTTAACCTATGAAGTTCGCTTCCGCTGGGAATCCCAGCCTGCTCGGTATGAAGCCCCGGTTGCTTGA
- a CDS encoding heme o synthase, translating to MKPRLLDFINLTKPTILLLVVLTGAAALVMEGSLLSEPAAFGLVLFGLSLTAGSANALNQYFERDIDAVMDRTKRKRPLPLKNLSPRAALFFAVTIGVAAVLLFAFRFNLFSAILALGTIIYYAFFYTLYLKPRLYQNIVIGGAAGSMAPVIAWAAATGGLNLTPWILFLIIFFWTPPHFWALAMCVKKDYERAKIPMLPVVKGDRETARQILVYTLWMVAFSLALLFVRAGLVYLLVALILNGIFLHKAYRIWRRGAFAEAWGLFGYSIVYLLVLFLGIMADAVWHKSL from the coding sequence ATGAAGCCCCGGTTGCTTGATTTTATCAACTTGACCAAGCCGACCATCCTGCTTTTGGTGGTTCTGACCGGGGCGGCCGCTTTGGTAATGGAGGGCTCGCTTCTTTCCGAGCCGGCCGCTTTCGGGCTCGTCCTCTTCGGTTTGTCTTTGACCGCGGGGTCGGCTAACGCCTTGAACCAGTATTTTGAGCGGGACATCGACGCGGTGATGGACCGTACCAAAAGGAAGCGTCCCCTCCCGCTGAAAAACCTTTCCCCTCGGGCGGCCCTGTTTTTCGCCGTCACCATCGGCGTGGCGGCGGTTTTGCTTTTCGCGTTTCGGTTCAATCTTTTCTCGGCCATCCTGGCCTTGGGAACAATTATCTATTATGCTTTCTTTTACACCCTTTATTTGAAGCCGCGGCTGTATCAGAACATCGTCATCGGCGGGGCGGCCGGCTCGATGGCGCCGGTGATTGCCTGGGCCGCCGCCACGGGGGGGCTGAATCTGACTCCCTGGATTTTATTTCTGATCATTTTTTTCTGGACGCCCCCCCATTTCTGGGCCCTCGCGATGTGCGTAAAAAAGGACTACGAGCGGGCCAAAATACCGATGCTGCCGGTGGTCAAGGGGGATCGGGAAACCGCCCGGCAGATTCTGGTGTACACTTTGTGGATGGTCGCTTTCAGCCTGGCTTTGCTTTTTGTCCGCGCCGGGCTGGTTTATCTGCTTGTGGCCCTCATTTTGAACGGCATTTTCCTGCACAAGGCGTACCGCATCTGGCGTCGCGGAGCTTTTGCCGAGGCTTGGGGACTTTTCGGCTACTCCATCGTGTATCTTTTGGTTCTGTTTTTGGGAATCATGGCGGATGCGGTCTGGCATAAAAGCTTGTAG
- a CDS encoding cytochrome c oxidase assembly protein, with the protein MTKNKKLGLAFGAFGVLMFAFAFANVPAFKLFCRKLGFGLSPNNTGAKVADAKTAGREVEVLFMGVVAGGAPIVFEGVEPTKEVRLGEQAETAYRFVNLSNDTIRFRPVHSILPEGAATRFALKKCFCFDDQTLLPKQEVTMPVVFSIGSDLDSNVERVTLNYTLFQKPLHEEK; encoded by the coding sequence ATGACAAAAAATAAGAAACTCGGCTTGGCGTTCGGGGCGTTCGGCGTTTTGATGTTCGCTTTCGCCTTTGCCAATGTTCCGGCTTTCAAGCTGTTCTGCCGGAAGCTGGGATTCGGACTTTCCCCCAATAACACGGGGGCAAAGGTGGCGGATGCCAAAACGGCCGGCCGCGAAGTCGAGGTGCTTTTTATGGGGGTGGTGGCGGGCGGGGCGCCGATCGTCTTCGAGGGGGTTGAGCCGACCAAGGAGGTGCGGCTGGGGGAACAGGCCGAAACGGCCTACCGCTTCGTCAATTTGTCCAACGATACCATCCGCTTCCGCCCCGTGCATTCGATTCTGCCGGAGGGGGCGGCCACCCGTTTTGCCCTGAAAAAATGTTTCTGTTTCGACGACCAGACCCTTTTACCCAAACAGGAAGTGACCATGCCGGTCGTTTTCTCCATCGGTTCCGATTTGGACTCCAACGTGGAACGGGTGACCTTGAACTACACCCTCTTCCAAAAACCACTGCACGAGGAAAAATGA
- a CDS encoding cytochrome c oxidase subunit 3, protein MSEAHSETAHAGHGSWWPAILALGTGFLPFGFIVLTWGSKEAGIVLLAVGSLITLFAMSGWVHSVIREKYAVSYDAGEYDWLKNGMKFFLISEAMIFGAFFAHHFYTRAHFDVWPPAGAPHLDTRLPAIATLLLVFSSFTMEWAHKALVSGKRMASERWVLFSLFLGIVFLSIQGYEWGHLHEFDRFVHNKGVFGSQFYSMTGFHGLHVSVGLVLLASVWVRLKLGHFSAGRHFGFLSSLWYWHFVDIVWVFLFTTIYLL, encoded by the coding sequence ATGAGCGAAGCGCATTCCGAAACTGCCCATGCCGGGCACGGCAGCTGGTGGCCCGCCATTCTGGCCCTGGGGACCGGCTTTCTGCCGTTCGGCTTTATTGTCTTGACCTGGGGTTCCAAAGAGGCCGGCATTGTTCTTTTGGCCGTCGGTTCCCTAATCACCCTCTTCGCCATGAGCGGCTGGGTGCATTCGGTCATTCGGGAGAAATACGCCGTGTCCTACGACGCGGGGGAATACGACTGGCTGAAAAACGGGATGAAGTTTTTCTTGATTTCGGAGGCGATGATTTTCGGCGCCTTTTTCGCCCACCATTTCTACACCCGGGCCCATTTCGACGTCTGGCCGCCGGCCGGGGCGCCGCATCTGGATACCCGGCTGCCGGCCATCGCAACCTTGCTTCTGGTTTTTTCCTCCTTCACCATGGAGTGGGCCCACAAAGCGTTGGTCAGCGGCAAGCGGATGGCCTCCGAACGCTGGGTTTTGTTCTCCCTCTTTTTGGGGATTGTCTTTCTTTCCATTCAGGGATATGAATGGGGGCACCTGCACGAATTCGACCGGTTCGTCCACAACAAGGGGGTTTTCGGCAGCCAGTTCTACTCGATGACCGGTTTCCACGGCCTGCACGTCTCCGTCGGATTGGTCTTGCTGGCCTCCGTCTGGGTGCGGCTGAAACTGGGGCATTTTTCGGCCGGGCGGCATTTCGGCTTTCTCTCCTCCCTCTGGTACTGGCACTTTGTCGATATCGTCTGGGTGTTTCTGTTCACGACGATTTATCTGTTGTAG